AGCTGCCTTTCAACTTCTTGTTTGAGCGATATAGGGTATGGGTAGTGCTTGGTGTGAATTGGCTTATCTGACGAAGTTCGAATTTCTCCGACTACTTTAGTGGAGTATGTCAATTTTTCGTCTGGCAAATAGAGTTCTGTAATTTGCGgccaatttgtttattattgtccTTTGATTTTCGGACATATGGTCGGTacgaattttaatattatttactgATTAAGCTGGAAGTTGCTGGATGCGAAATTGTCTGTCACCATTTACTCTAAGGATGTCGTTTCTGACATCAATAACAACGTTAAGTTGTTTCATGGTATCGTTGCCAAGGATAGCATGGAAGGTTTTTAGAGTTAGTAGTAAAAAGAATCGGATTGGAATATCGTGAAGACCAAACAAGTTGAAGAATGTGTGGTGAGTGATCGCTATTTGACCTCCTATGGAGTTTGCgaaaaatgtttctttatttGGTTTAGGGGAATCTATTAACGAAGGTTGAATGTAGTTCTGATTGGAGCCGGTATCTATTAAGAAATTAAGGTGTCTTCCGTCCCTCGttctacattgaaaatatggTAGTGAGGAACggtttaaactaaaaaattaacatCAGACAAGTCTGTCATTCCCATTTCGGATTCATGACGGGTTTGTTCCATATCGTCATATGAGTCTGAGAAACCTGCTGATTCCATGCATGCGTAATATTCTTGTTCAGCACTGTTGTAAGCATATGCGTCTGCATTTAAATCTAGTTCTGTTGGGTAGTCAATATAATGTTGCTCTTCAGCGTACTGTTCTGTTGGTTCTCCTGTATTGATATGGAATTGCCGTTGGAATTTTCGAGGTGGTCCCGAAAGTGGAGGGGGACGTTTTCCAGCGGTAAAATCTTGTTGTGGGAGATTCATATAATTTACTCTAGCTGAATGGATTGAACCATCGACCTCCATTGGGATTGGTTTTGGTTCTGGTTTTGAAGCTAGTGGGCGCGGAGGCGCTGAGTATAATGGTCTATACTGAAACTGCTGTTGTGGTAATTGAGAAAAGGGTCTTGCCTGATTGGAATTTGATTGATATTGTTGGTTAGCGGGACGCAGTGCATAATAAAGTCTTGGATCGAAATTTCTCCATTGACTCTGATTGTTGTTATGCATCGGTTTGATCGCTGTATGCTTAGCAAACGTTTGACTTGTAAATTGCCTAGGTGGTATTGGTGGCGCTGGGTGCCCACCTTTTGGCAAGAAAGCATTTCTGTGATCCTGATTGTCGAGTAGGTTACACAGATGCAATGCGTGGCTAAGGTCTCGAGGTTCCTTAACGGCTAAAAGGCGGGTAAATCTCCGTTGAGACCTCGTACGAAAGTATCAAGGGCTTTGCCTCGGTAACTGTTCGTCAAAGCTCTTATGGAGTCTGCAGAATCTTCTTGTACGCTAACTTGATTGAGTATCAAGGATAGTTGGTGGTACACTGCTTGGTAATATTCCATAATGGACAATCTGTCTTGGATTAACGAGAACAATTGGTATTCGAGAGTCTTTAGATCTCGCTTATCCACGTAGTGTTCTGTTAAGCATTTGGAAATAGCTTTCCAATTCAAGGGAGTGTTGTATGATTCCAACACAGTTTCCGCTTCGCCTACTACTTGCATACGTACGGCTAACGTAACTAAGTAGTATCTTTGCGTACGCTCTTGTCCTGCGAACATAGCCATAATTCTGTCGACATTTTTCTTCCAAGATCCGAAAGAAGTTCTGTCTCCCGAAAATTCTTTGATTAGACGCGTTACGTCTGGTACTTTCTCTAACTCACCATTCTGTATGGGGCTTACGTACGGTATGTCAGCTAATGGTTCCTCTGCCTCTACTCCTAAAGCTCGTCTAATGACTTGACCTCCCTGAAGGGTGTCGGTAATCATGGTTCTTATAACCTCTCTTAACTCTGGAGTGGCTATAGGTGTGCTAGCCATGATCGGAACAGCTTTCTGTCGACTAGGGCCTGCAATACCTAACACTGCCATTGATTCGGACAGATCTTCCTGCATTTTCTCTCGGTTATTTTTTTGAACAATTCAGAGAAAGAATACGAAAAGCACGATTGATGATATCGATGAAGGTGAGATGAGATTTATGGTTAGGTTTATGCGTTTCTAATTGAGAcagtgtattttttttatttgtatttaaaaccAGTGGCTGGTTTGCTCCTTCTATCTTCGAGGGTACCGTAGGAATCGCAAGATTGGAGTTTGTTATGAcggttttatattttgttatcttttattttgtttttaaaactaGTTTAGTTTTGTCGTGTATTTAACAcgttgtaaacaaatttttctattaattacttagtattaaatttttatctcaaatatttcttattttagttttaattttgatttgattatttaatttttctttgtttttgtaacgTGCAACGAGAAGAAGCACAAGGCGACAGGGCTATTGGTATTTGCGGGGCACGCTTTAGAGTCCGGCTCTAGCTCGTCGGCTTTGGGGGGTGGTGGTCTTGCTTCCACCAATAGCCCTTTCTGTCCTTTCTGTTCCTGTCTCggaacaacaaaaaggaaaaacaaggagagaaagtgagagagaacaaagagagagagagagagagagagagagagagagagagagagcgaattAAGGCAGGTCATCACAGCTGTTCAGTGATGAATGTCCCCTCCCAACCTATGATCACTGCCTCAGAGCATGGCTCTGGTGATCCTTTTTAACCCTACGACAGTGGTGTCGCTGGCTTGTTTCGgctaaataaaaagtaaattatttcatggtttataatatttaattaatgagaGGTATTAAACGATAAGGCATTAAGAACAAAAATAGCgaattatcaataataataatataagagGCTAgttgcaataatattaaatttaaagatataaatgtattttaattttagtgcTTTGTATTATTTCATGTACctaattttaaactttaatttaattttgtgatttatcttcaaacatttttttttataatatttaatagtttgaATTTTTCGTAtgcttttcaataaatttatatttcgtgTTTGTACAATGTAAATCGAGGTGAAAGTATAAAGTGTgtgtttcgcaataaaaaacTCACCAACAGAACTCCTGCGGCGGCGATCGATCTCCGGCGAAGTTGTGCTGGAACAGTgctgaattaaataaaaaaatacaactttcACCAAAACACTTCATATTGTACCTACGCGAAACTGGTACTAgttattcaatataatttgcatacgttttaatttttgttttaattttgctatTTCTTAACTTGCACTGATTTTCATAACTTattcgtttaatttaatttaatataatcatTTTCATTAAGGCATTTAGCCTTCGAAGCtttcagctgttttgttttatattttaaattttttgtaactTGTGCACATCACattcaacaattgttttaaattctaaattgtCATGGCTCtacaatttcttatttaatttcaactattttatttatttttgaacatttgttttgtttaattcttGTAGCGCTTCAccgtttttaatttgttgttttataatattttagcgcttttattttttaattgaatgtggCACAATACATGTTctaattttaactttttatttttttttatatcagcAAAACAGCTGCGctaatttcttttgattttaaatcattttatcttttaactttttaacttaacttttaacttttttttttttgtgcaattttgaaattctgcaATTGCAGTAGcgctttaatattaatttgaaattttaactatttttgtgAACGGAGgaactttaaatttttaaataattttccaacctttaaatttttatcgtattcattttttttttttttaaacaattttaattaaatttaatcaaattatttttaatttttttatatttctgtgCAATCTGCGATTTTTGCAATACTAAATTTTTCTcaacatgttttattttaacttgTGCTGAGCGGCGCTACACTGTTAAGCTTTTAATCTATCATATTGTttcactatttttttgttttatacaaTGTAGcgcatcatttttttttttactttttaaatttggttttaatttctcataaattcactttaacacacacacactatatgTATAAGCGATCTGGTCGCTGATGATCAGGACTaaagatgagatgagatgataaagatgagatgagatgatgaagaagagatgagatgatgaagaagatgctggtgatgatgaCTAAAGCTGAGATTAACGACGCAGATGCTGGCCAAGAAACAATGCGCAGGGGTGCTGCGCTGGCGGCTCGAGAAAGATGCGCTCGctggtgctccgctggccgctagtGCGGCAGCCAAGATGGCGCTCAgtggcgctccgctggccgctgaCGCGGTAGCCAAGAAGACGCGCACTGGcactccgctggccgctatgcgtgcaaaggtggcgctaaggcgctccgctggccgctatgcggcGGCAAAGGTGGCTCAGTATTGCTGAGGGAGGCACGGTTGCGCTCAAAAGAATAACATGAGTTTAGAGGCTTCACCGCGAATTATATCAAAAGAGTCCTGCCGATTAAACGCTAAAGAGCGATCATCCAGCAAATTTAGCTTCCTTAGCAATCCGTAAGTTGACCCAGACGTGATCATATGCTGTCCAAACGCCATGTAATAGGGCGAGGTTCCTATACTAGAGTGAATAGAGGACCTTAATGCACAGCTGATTTTGCACAACACTTCGTCCCAATCTTTCTGATCAGGGCGCAAGTAAGCTCTAATTCCAGATAGAACCGACCTATTTACTCGTTCTGAGGCGTTTGCTTGAGGCGAGTGAACTGCGGTCAGCACGTGATTTACTTCGTACTGACGCAACAGC
This Drosophila sulfurigaster albostrigata strain 15112-1811.04 unplaced genomic scaffold, ASM2355843v2 ctg33_pilon, whole genome shotgun sequence DNA region includes the following protein-coding sequences:
- the LOC133849903 gene encoding LOW QUALITY PROTEIN: uncharacterized protein LOC133849903 (The sequence of the model RefSeq protein was modified relative to this genomic sequence to represent the inferred CDS: deleted 1 base in 1 codon) is translated as MTFGVPETIVSDNGSQFRSEAFQKLLRQYEVNHVLTAVHSPQANASERVNRSVLSGIRAYLRPDQKDWDEVLCKISCALRSSIHSSIGTSPYYMAFGQHMITSGSTYGLLRKLNLLDDRSLAFNRQDSFDIIRGEASKLMRSKHEQNERKYNLRSREVSLLPGQEVYRRNFKQSCFQTGYNAKFGPAFVKARVRRKIGNSYYELEDLQGRLLGNYHAKDIRQ